A window of Hevea brasiliensis isolate MT/VB/25A 57/8 chromosome 14, ASM3005281v1, whole genome shotgun sequence contains these coding sequences:
- the LOC110669346 gene encoding beta-glucosidase 17-like, with product MATRGCFIFGLLALVTLVTCADGLKPSRLLPFNRSSFPENFIFGAGSAAYQSEGAALIDGRGPSIWDTFVRKHPEKIADRSTGDVADDFYHHYKEDIKLMKKIGLDSFRFSISWSRILPKGKISGGVNPLGVKFYNDLINELLANGLRPFVTLIHFDPPQALEDEYGGFLSPRIVYDYLDYVDFCFKTFGDRVKLWVTMNEPNIFAMMGYSSGVLAPGRCSNYLGNCSAGNSATEPYIAIHNMLLCHSAAVKLYKEKYKVIQKGQIGITIASQWFIPKYNTPSDRLATSRAFDFYFGWVAHPVTYGDYPQSMRELVGSRLPKFSEEQSKILKGSFDFLTLNYYTTYYAESAPFTNTISHSYDTDMLAKSTPEKNGVPIGTPTALSWLYIYPKGLQELLLHVKENYNNPPIYITENGMADNGSLPLEVGLKDSMRIRYISSHLSHILKAIKKGVDVKSYYIWSFFDDFEWSSGYTIRFGITYVDYKNNNKRHLKYSAYWFKKFLLSSNN from the exons ATGGCTACCAGAGGATGCTTCATCTTCGGCCTCCTAGCCTTAGTCACCTTAGTAACTTGCGCTGATGGTTTGAAACCTAGCCGATTGCTGCCATTCAACAGAAGCAGTTTTCCAGAAAATTTCATATTTGGAGCTGGATCTGCTGCCTACCAA tCTGAAGGAGCAGCTCTTATTGATGGCAGAGGCCCAAGCATATGGGATACATTTGTCAGGAAACATCCAG AAAAAATTGCTGATCGTAGTACTGGAGATGTAGCAGATGATTTCTATCACCATTATAAG GAGGACATAAAATTGATGAAAAAGATTGGTTTGGACTCCTTCAGGTTCTCCATCTCATGGAGTCGAATATTACCAA AGGGGAAAATCAGTGGGGGAGTGAATCCACTAGGTGTTAAATTCTACAATGACCTCATCAACGAGCTGCTCGCCAATG GTTTAAGGCCCTTTGTGACTTTAATCCATTTCGATCCTCCACAAGCTCTGGAAGATGAATATGGCGGCTTTCTAAGCCCCAGGATTGT GTATGATTATTTAGACTATGTAGACTTTTGTTTCAAGACATTTGGTGATCGAGTCAAGCTCTGGGTAACTATGAATGAACCCAATATATTTGCCATGATGGGATACAGTAGTGGTGTCCTTGCTCCGGGTCGATGTTCCAACTATTTAGGGAACTGCTCGGCCGGAAACTCTGCCACTGAACCCTACATTGCTATCCACAATATGCTTCTTTGTCATTCAGCTGCTGTGAAATTGTACAAGGAGAAGTACAAG GTTATCCAAAAAGGACAAATTGGGATTACAATTGCAAGCCAATGGTTTATCCCAAAATACAATACACCTTCTGATCGCTTGGCTACTTCTAGAGCTTTTGATTTCTATTTTGGATG GGTTGCACATCCAGTTACATATGGTGACTATCCCCAAAGCATGAGGGAATTAGTGGGAAGTAGACTCCCAAAATTCAGTGAAGAACAATCCAAGATTTTAAAAGGGTCTTTTGATTTTCTTACGCTAAATTACTACACCACATATTATGCAGAGAGTGCTCCATTCACTAACACTATCAGCCATAGTTATGATACTGACATGCTTGCAAAATCAACTC CTGAAAAGAATGGAGTTCCCATCGGCACACcg ACTGCTTTGAGTTGGCTTTACATATATCCAAAAGGATTGCAAGAGCTTCTATTACATGTGAAGGAGAATTACAATAATCCTCCTATCTATATCACTgaaaatg GAATGGCTGACAATGGCTCCTTGCCACTTGAAGTTGGCCTTAAAGATAGTATGAGAATAAGATACATTAGTAGTCACCTATCTCATATTTTAAAGGCTATAAA GAAGGGTGTTGATGTGAAGTCATACTACATATGGTCATTTTTTGATGATTTTGAGTGGAGTTCTGGCTACACCATCCGATTTGGCATTACTTATGTTGATTATAAGAATAATAACAAACGCCACCTCAAATACTCAGCCTATTGGTTCAAAAAATTCCTCCTaagttctaataattaa
- the LOC110669360 gene encoding beta-glucosidase 12 produces the protein MKVEVFLSLFLIFLLVSVVFSDDSIEHLATHSRSSFPAGFIFGTASSAYQYEGAAHEDGRGRSIWDIFTQKYPEKIRDHSNGNIAVDSYHRYKEDVAIMKGLGFDAYRFSISWSRLLPRGHLSGGINTKGIHYYNNLINELLANGIQPFVTLFHWDLPQALEDEYGGLLSSKIVDDFRDYAELCFKTFGDRVKHWITWNEPLTVAGDAYATGKKAPGRCSDWLPYNCTGGDSSTEPYIVAHHQLLAHAAAVQVYKDKYQMSQMGQIGITLSCQWILPLTNSSRDFSAASRAIAFQYDWFMEPLKSGTYPADMVARVGKRLPKFSKEESLMVKGSFDFIGLNYYTSKYGFDVPCKTEYLSYTTDSCAQSTTERNGIPIGPATGSDWLYVYPRGILDLLLYTKNKFNDPIIYITENGVSELDTDWIIVEDDYRIRYFNDHLSFVQKAIKSGVKIKGYFGWSLLDNFEWEDGYEIRFGMVYVDYKNGLKRYLKKSAKWFKKFLLPGNHIQLQRRDVAVF, from the exons ATGAAAGTTGAAGTctttctttccttatttctcatttttcttctgGTCTCGGTGGTTTTCAGTGACGATTCTATAGAGCATTTGGCTACTCATAGCCGGAGCAGTTTTCCGGCAGGTTTTATTTTTGGGACTGCATCATCTGCATACCAG TATGAAGGTGCAGCACATGAAGATGGTAGAGGACGAAGCATTTGGGACATTTTCACTCAAAAATACCccg AAAAGATAAGGGACCATAGTAATGGAAACATCGCTGTTGACTCATACCATAGATACAAG gAAGATGTGGCTATAATGAAAGGCCTAGGTTTTGATGCTTACAGATTTTCCATTTCATGGTCTAGACTGTTACCTC GTGGCCATCTTAGTGGAGGCATAAATACAAAGGGAATTCATTACtacaacaatctcatcaatgaacTCTTAGCTAATG GAATCCAACCTTTTGTGACTTTATTCCACTGGGATCTTCCTCAAGCTCTTGAAGATGAATATGGTGGTCTTTTAAGCTCCAAAATTGT GGATGATTTTCGTGATTATGCGGAGTTATGCTTCAAAACCTTTGGTGATAGAGTGAAGCACTGGATAACTTGGAATGAGCCATTAACTGTTGCTGGTGATGCTTATGCAACTGGAAAAAAAGCACCTGGGAGATGTTCCGACTGGCTCCCTTATAACTGCACCGGTGGTGATTCAAGTACGGAGCCATATATAGTAGCTCATCATCAACTTCTTGCTCATGCAGCTGCAGTTCAAGTGTACAAGGACAAGTACCAG ATGTCTCAAATGGGTCAAATTGGAATTACTCTAAGTTGTCAATGGATTTTACCCTTGACTAACTCAAGTAGAGACTTTAGTGCAGCATCCCGAGCCATTGCTTTCCAATATGATTG GTTTATGGAACCACTGAAGTCTGGTACGTATCCAGCTGATATGGTTGCTCGTGTGGGGAAACGATTGCCTAAATTTTCTAAGGAGGAATCGTTAATGGTGAAAGGATCTTTTGATTTCATTGGACTTAACTATTATACTTCAAAATATGGTTTTGATGTTCCTTGCAAAACTGAATACTTAAGCTACACCACTGACTCTTGTGCTCAGTCCACAA CCGAGCGAAATGGGATTCCCATTGGTCCTGCG ACAGGATCAGATTGGCTTTATGTGTATCCAAGAGGAATTCTAGATCTTTTGCTCTACAccaagaacaagtttaatgatccAATCATTTACATTACTGAGAATG GAGTTAGTGAGCTTGATACTGATTGGATAATTGTAGAGGATGACTATAGAATTCGTTACTTCAATGATCATCTTTCATTCGTCCAGAAAGCAATTAA GAGTGGCGTGAAAATAAAGGGATACTTTGGATGGTCACTTCTAGACAATTTTGAATGGGAAGATggttatgaaattcgttttggaATGGTCTATGTAGACTACAAAAATGGATTGAAAAGGTATCTGAAAAAATCGGCAAAATGGTTCAAGAAATTTCTTCTTCCTGGGAATCACATTCAATTACAGAGAAGGGATGTAGCAGTATTTTAG
- the LOC110669343 gene encoding beta-glucosidase 17: protein MKKIGLDSFRFSISWSRILPKGKISGGVNPLSVKFYSDLINELLANGLKPFVTLIHFDPPQALEDEYGGFLSPKIVYDYLDYVDFCFKTFGDRVKLWVTMNEPNIFAMMGYNNGTVAPGRCSNYVGNCSAGDSATEPYIVIHHMLLCHSAAVKLYKEKYKVMQKGEIGITIAGQWFIPKCNTKSSRLAASRALDFYFGWIAHPITYGDYPQSMRELVGNRLPKFSEEQSKILKGSFDFLTLNYYTTYYAESAPFTNTSNHSYDADMRAISTPEKNGVPVGTPTALSWLYIYPKGLRKLLLHVKKNYNNPPIYITENGMADNGTLPLEVSLKDSARIKYLSSHLSHILKAIKKGVNVKSYYIWSFLDDYEWNSGYTFRFGITYVDYKNKNKRHLKYSAYWFKLFLQN from the exons ATGAAAAAGATTGGTTTGGACTCCTTCAGGTTCTCCATCTCATGGAGTCGAATATTACCAA AGGGGAAAATCAGTGGGGGAGTGAATCCACTAAGTGTTAAATTCTACAGTGACCTCATCAACGAGCTGCTTGCCAATG GTTTAAAGCCCTTTGTAACTTTAATCCATTTCGACCCTCCACAAGCTCTGGAAGATGAGTACGGTGGCTTTCTAAGCCCCAAGATTGT GTATGATTATTTAGACTACGTAGACTTTTGTTTTAAGACATTTGGTGATCGAGTAAAGCTTTGGGTAACTATGAATGAACCCAATATATTTGCCATGATGGGATACAATAATGGTACCGTTGCTCCGGGTCGATGTTCCAACTACGTAGGAAATTGTTCAGCTGGAGACTCTGCCACTGAACCCTACATTGTCATCCACCATATGCTTCTTTGTCATTCAGCTGCTGTGAAATTGTACAAGGAGAAGTACAAG GTTATGCAGAAAGGAGAAATTGGGATTACAATTGCAGGCCAATGGTTTATCCCAAAATGCAATACAAAGTCTAGTCGCTTGGCTGCTTCCAGAGCTTTGGATTTCTATTTTGGATG GATTGCACATCCAATTACATATGGTGACTATCCCCAAAGCATGAGGGAATTAGTGGGAAATAGACTCCCAAAATTCAGTGAAGAACAATCCAAGATTTTAAAAGGGTCTTTTGATTTTCTTACCCTAAATTACTACACCACATATTATGCAGAGAGTGCCCCATTCACTAACACTTCCAACCATAGTTATGACGCCGACATGCGTGCAATATCAACTC CTGAAAAGAATGGAGTTCCCGTTGGCACACCG ACTGCTTTGAGTTGGCTTTACATCTATCCAAAGGGACTGCGAAAGCTTCTATTACATGTGAAGAAGAATTACAATAATCCTCCTATTTATATCACAgaaaatg GAATGGCTGACAATGGCACCTTGCCACTTGAAGTTAGCCTTAAAGATAGTGCGAGAATAAAATACCTTAGCAGCCACTTATCCCATATTTTAAAGGCTATCAA GAAGGGTGTTAATGTGAAGTCATATTACATATGGTCATTCTTGGATGATTATGAGTGGAATTCTGGCTACACCTTCCGATTTGGCATTACTTATGTTGATTATAAGAATAAGAACAAACGCCACCTCAAATATTCTGCCTACTGGTTCAAATTATTCCTTCAAAACTAG
- the LOC110669309 gene encoding beta-glucosidase 12-like, with translation MAIQGSSGIGLLLLCNLLAFAGLVSACFNRSSFPPGFLFGTAAASYQYEGAVNEDGKGPSIWDVFTHKYPERIKGRANADVAIDFYHRYQEDVDIMKNMSLDAFRFSISWSRVLPRGKLSGGVNGKGIEFYNNLINKLLSEGIQPFVTLFHWDLPQALEDEYGGFLSPRIVDDFKDYAELCFKEFGDRVKHWITLNEPWSYSNTGYNVGQFAPGRCSRFMNPACQAGDSATEPYLVGHNLLLSHAAAVKLYKEKYQASQKGKIGITLISHWMVPFSNSQLDKEASIRALDFMYGWYMDPLTYGDYPQSMLTLVGNRLPKFTKDQSKLVKGSFDFIGLNYYSAFYAAAVPANSNPVNISYSTDSLTNLTTERNGIPIGPSGGSIWIHSYPKGFHNIVKYTKEKYSNPTIYITENGIDQFDDGTLTIKELQNDTYRIDYYNNHLAYLNRAIHEGINVKGYFAWSLLDNFEWAAAFTMRYGINVVDYKNGLKRSPKKSAIWFKNFLQRQRNYP, from the exons ATGGCGATTCAAGGCTCTTCAGGGATAGGCTTGCTGCTCTTGTGCAACCTGTTGGCTTTTGCAGGACTCGTTTCAGCTTGTTTTAATCGCAGCAGTTTTCCACCGGGGTTTCTTTTTGGAACAGCTGCGGCTTCTTACCAG tATGAAGGTGCAGTAAATGAAGATGGAAAGGGCCCAAGTATATGGGACGTTTTTACTCACAAATATCCAG AAAGGATTAAAGGCCGTGCTAATGCGGATGTAGCTATTGATTTTTATCATCGTTATCAG GAAGATGTGGACATCATGAAGAATATGAGTTTAGATGCTTTCAGATTCTCTATCTCCTGGTCTAGAGTGTTACCTC GTGGGAAACTAAGTGGAGGAGTGAACGGGAAGGGCATTGAATTCTACAATAATCTCATCAATAAGCTCCTATCAGAAG GCATACAGCCTTTTGTGACTTTATTTCACTGGGATCTACCTCAAGCCCTTGAAGATGAATATGGTGGATTTTTAAGCCCTCGCATAGT GGATGATTTCAAGGATTACGCAGAGCTTTGCTTCAAAGAATTTGGGGATAGAGTGAAGCATTGGATCACATTAAATGAGCCCTGGAGTTATAGCAACACTGGTTATAACGTGGGCCAATTTGCGCCAGGAAGGTGCTCCAGGTTCATGAATCCAGCATGCCAAGCTGGAGACTCTGCAACTGAGCCTTATTTGGTTGGCCACAATTTGTTACTTTCTCATGCAGCAGCAGTAAAACTCTACAAAGAAAAATACCAA GCATCTCAGAAAGGGAAGATTGGGATAACACTTATTTCTCATTGGATGGTGCCATTCTCCAACTCTCAGCTTGACAAGGAGGCATCAATTAGAGCCCTTGATTTTATGTATGGATG GTACATGGACCCATTAACCTATGGTGACTACCCACAAAGCATGCTTACCCTTGTTGGAAATAGATTGCCTAAATTCACCAAAGATCAATCTAAATTGGTGAAAGGATCTTTTGATTTTATTGGATTAAATTACTACAGTGCATTTTACGCAGCTGCTGTACCTGCTAATTCTAATCCAGTCAATATTAGCTACTCCACAGATTCCCTCACTAATTTAACAA ccGAGCGAAATGGAATTCCTATTGGTCCGTCG GGTGGTTCGATTTGGATTCATTCATATCCAAAAGGCTTTCATAATATTGTCAAATATACAAAGGAAAAATACAGCAATCCAACAATTTATATCACTGAGAATG GGATTGACCAATTTGATGATGGTACCTTAACAATTAAAGAACTTCAAAATGATACATATAGAATAGACTATTACAATAATCATCTTGCGTACCTCAACAGAGCCATTCA CGAGGGCATCAATGTTAAGGGTTACTTTGCATGGTCATTACTGGATAACTTTGAATGGGCTGCTGCTTTCACTATGAGGTATGGAATTAATGTGGTAGACTACAAAAATGGCTTGAAAAGATCCCCCAAGAAGTCAGCTATTTGGTTCAAGAACTTCCTGCAGAGGCAGAGGAATTATCCATGA
- the LOC131168781 gene encoding beta-glucosidase 13-like, whose translation MLGVGKRLTMEIKGLHYLFFSFLVASSVVYSEQGAPETNNNGVSSLKRSSFPSDFVFGTASSAYQYEGAAFDDGKGPSIWDTFTQRHPEKITDHSSGKIADDSYHKYKEDVAIMKGLGFDAYRFSISWPRLLPLGHVSGGINQKGIDYYNNLINELLSSGIKPFVTLFHWDVPQALEDEYTGFSSPKIVKDFQDYAELCFSQFGDRVKHWITLNEPLTFATSGYVTGAFAPGRCSKSSTSNCTEGDSSTEPYTVGHYQLLAHAAAVQVYRKKFQKSQKGQIGITLNSGWFVPLTESSNDHKAASRALAFQYDWFMEPLKSGSYPVDMVNNVGKRLPKFSEKEASMVKGSFDFIGVNYYTASYANDIPCKTHSPSFTTDSCANVSTHRNGVPIGEKSGSSWLFVYPRGIQDVLLYTKYKFDDPVIYITENGVSEVNTGSVSLEDNQRVDYYHDHLSYVKDAIAIGVNVKGYFAWSLLDNFEWSSGYSVRFGLIFIDYKDGLKRYPKKSANWFKEFIGSGNHTKTKDREL comes from the exons aTGCTTGGTGTTGGAAAGCGATTAACCATGGAAATTAAAGGCCTCCATTACCTATTTTTCAGTTTCTTGGTTGCCTCCTCAGTGGTTTACAGTGAACAAGGTGCGCCGGAGACGAATAATAATGGGGTTTCTTCTCTTAAGCGGAGCAGTTTTCCTTCAGATTTTGTGTTTGGGACTGCATCATCTGCCTATCAG TATGAAGGTGCTGCATTTGATGATGGTAAAGGACCTAGCATATGGGATACCTTCACTCAGAGGCACCCAG AGAAGATCACGGATCACAGTAGTGGAAAGATTGCAGACGATTCATATCATAAGTACAAG GAAGATGTGGCTATAATGAAAGGCTTAGGTTTTGATGCTTACAGATTTTCCATCTCCTGGCCTAGACTTTTGCCCC ttGGTCACGTTAGTGGAGGAATAAATCAAAAGGGTATCGACTACtacaacaatctcatcaatgaacTCCTGTCAAGTG GAATCAAACCTTTTGTGACTCTATTCCACTGGGATGTTCCACAAGCCCTTGAAGATGAATACACTGGTTTTTCAAGCCCCAAAATTGT CAAAGACTTTCAAGATTATGCAGAATTATGCTTTAGCCAATTTGGTGATAGGGTAAAGCACTGGATTACATTGAACGAGCCACTAACCTTTGCTACTAGTGGATATGTAACTGGTGCATTTGCACCTGGCAGATGTTCAAAATCTTCCACATCGAACTGCACTGAAGGCGATTCCAGTACCGAGCCATACACAGTAGGTCACTACCAGCTTCTTGCTCATGCTGCTGCAGTTCAAGTCTATAGGAAAAAATTCCAG aagTCTCAAAAAGGCCAAATTGGGATTACACTAAATTCTGGCTGGTTTGTGCCCTTAACCGAGTCAAGTAATGACCATAAAGCAGCATCTAGAGCCCTTGCTTTTCAGTATGATTG GTTTATGGAACCACTAAAGTCAGGTTCATACCCTGTTGACATGGTTAATAATGTGGGAAAACGATTGCCAAAGTTCTCTGAAAAGGAAGCCTCGATGGTTAAAGGATCTTTTGATTTTATTGGAGTAAACTATTACACTGCAAGTTACGCAAATGATATTCCTTGCAAAACCCATAGCCCCAGCTTCACTACTGACTCCTGTGCCAATGTTTCAACCCATAGAAATGGGGTCCCAATTGGTGAAAAGAGTGGTTCAAGTTGGCTTTTTGTTTACCCAAGAGGGATTCAAGATGTTCTGCTCTATACCAAGTACAAGTTTGATGATCCTGTCATCTACATAACTGAGAATGGAGTTAGTGAGGTTAATACTGGTTCGGTTTCCCTAGAAGATAACCAAAGAGTAGATTACTACCATGATCATTTGTCTTACGTTAAAGATGCAATAGCAATTGGCGTCAATGTGAAGGGATACTTTGCATGGTCATTACTAGACAATTTTGAATGGAGTTCTGGCTATTCGGtccgattcggtttgatttttatAGACTATAAAGATGGATTGAAAAGGTATCCAAAAAAATCAGCAAATTGGTTCAAAGAATTTATTGGTTCTGGGAATCACACCAAAACAAAGGATAGGGAGCTTTGA